The genome window GCCTCAATAATTCTCAGACCGGTTTTTTAACTAAGATCAATGCCGATGGAAGCGCCCTATTATTCTCAACTTATTTGGGTGGTGCTGATACCGATACTTGCACAGACATTGTGGTAGATGCCGACCAGAACATATATACTCTATGCGCTACTCAATCGCTGGATTTTCATACCACTAGCGGGGCCTTTCAAACGAGTAATGCAGGGGCACAAGATATGGTCGTCATAGGTGTTCGCGCAGATTTTTCAGACTATCTCTTTTCAACCTATCTTGGAGGTAATGGTGATGATACTCCCACTGATTTAATGGCGGATACCGATGGCAATGTTTTCCTCGTGGGCACCACGGCTTCTTCCAATTTTCCCACTGGCCGTCCTTATCAAAGTAGTCTTTCAGGCACTCAAGATGCCATCATTGCACAGATTAATCCCACCGGCGGTTTAGAATTTTCCACTTATTTTGGTGGTTCTGCTAGTGATTCCCTGGGCGCCATTGCCTTAGCCCCTAACGAAGCTAAAGTGGTATGGGTGGGGGGAAGTAGCACTGGAACTGACTTGCCCGTTTCTAGTTCAGCCTTTCAATCTTCTAACAATGGTTCTACAGATGTTTATTTTGCGAAAATTGATACGGATAGCTTAAGGGTAAGCTCCACTAACCCAAGCTCTGACCAAGTGCAGGTTTCTATTGATTCAAATATCCGGGTTGTATTTTCGGAAGGCTTGGATTCTTCGACTTTGAACTCGACAACTCTTAGTCTTAGTCCAACGGTGAGTGGGACCTTAAGCTATGATGGCTCGAACAATACAGCAACTTTTAACCCAGACGGCCTATTAGCCATCTCAACCGATTACACGGTTATCTTAACGACTGGGATTACCAATGCCACCGGCAATCCGCTGTCAGCTAACTACTCCTTTACTTTCACGACTGATCCCTTAATCACCCAAGGTGGAACGCCTTTTTGTCAATTGAATAAAGGTGTTGTGAGTTCTCATGGTTTCTTGGAAATTATTTTAGTAACTTTATTAGGTTTGCTTTTATACCGAGGAAGATCGCTGCACCATCATGGATCCCGGATCTAGGCCGGGATGACGTAGGCTGCCCCTAACGCTATCATTTCTTACGTCGCACGACCTTAAGCTGCGACAAAAGCAGTTGATAGACTTTATAATAATCGGGCTCTTTATTAAATTTTGCAAAGAGGCTGGCTTTGTGAAGAAAATACACACATTGCAGCAAGCCGTAATTGCCGCGCAATAATTGTTCTAAAAGTTTTAAACTAATATTGGCACAAGTGCTTGACCCTTTGAAATTTTCCCCCATCGATATCATCAAACTCTCCACTGCCTTATCATGTTGCCCCTTGTGCCAATCAATGAGCCCCAACCAAGTATGGGCCTGATGCAATAAGGGTTGATCATCGGGCGCCAGTTTTAATAGATGCATCAAACGTTTGTGGGCACTTTCATAGGCCTTTAAATATTCCACCTGAATTTGGGCAATGATCAATTTAAAATAAGGATTGGTGGGCAAAATTTTCTCGCCCAATTGATAATAGCTCAACGCCTTTTTATAATTTCCCCGTTTTTTTTCTAACCAACCCAAATTAGCATAAAACAACCACTTCGTTTCCAAATCACGAACCTTCGTTGCCTCTT of Deltaproteobacteria bacterium contains these proteins:
- a CDS encoding tetratricopeptide repeat protein; this translates as MMNPNKNLDNPKILEALRLIAQHQLPEAEAALQAGLKEATKVRDLETKWLFYANLGWLEKKRGNYKKALSYYQLGEKILPTNPYFKLIIAQIQVEYLKAYESAHKRLMHLLKLAPDDQPLLHQAHTWLGLIDWHKGQHDKAVESLMISMGENFKGSSTCANISLKLLEQLLRGNYGLLQCVYFLHKASLFAKFNKEPDYYKVYQLLLSQLKVVRRKK